A window of the Hordeum vulgare subsp. vulgare chromosome 5H, MorexV3_pseudomolecules_assembly, whole genome shotgun sequence genome harbors these coding sequences:
- the LOC123395655 gene encoding transcription factor TDR-like, with protein MMTFPATRYRDPLRPNHGLITRKSATFQALPSIKIILYSTVLPPPLVTGSPQHASPSSTPFPKHTLAPFASRVHLHPRPPTVANLPWRRPSQLVVLPFRPWESGEGSSGAGRGMALEAAVFSRAAAARLFGRCAMAGAGGAWNGLFGGGEGLAGLDGGDWDADAVAAACSSMLLPHAAFQELDISVPGAATTPPQEGTGVPGAELNAAGVGEDNATPMTAAATGRRKRRRTRTAKNSEEVESQRMTHIAVERNRRKQMNEYLAALRSLMPPSYAQRGDQASIVGGAINFVKELEQLLQTLETHRQARERAAAVDGGEAQPPPFANFFTFPQYSMSATSAPAPPPPANNDEGADGGAEAEASGSKPSAVADVEVTMVESHANLRMLSRRRPRQLLRLLVGLQGHRLTVLHLNMSSAGHMVLYSLSLKVEDDSQLTSVDEIATVAHQIVEKIQEEEELTAAA; from the exons ATGATGACCTTTCCGGCGACGAGGTATCGAGACCCACTCCGACCAAATCATGGCCTAATCACACGCAAATCCGCAACCTTCCAAGCCCTCCCATCAATCAAAATCATCCTATATAGCACCGTGCTCCCTCCACCCCTCGTCACCGGCTCACCGCAACACGCCTCCCCCAGTTCCACTCCGTTTCCCAAGCACACGCTAGCTCCCTTCGCTTCACGTGTCCATCTCCACCCCCGACCACCAACCGTCGCCAACTTGCCATGGAGAAGACCTAGCCAGCTTGTAGTACTACCTTTTCGTCCTTGGGAGTCGGGAGAGGGATCCTCCGGAGCTGGCCGAGGCATGGCATTGGAGGCCGCGGTGTTCTCCCGCGCTGCTGCTGCTCGTCTCTTCGGTCGCTGCGCCATGGCCGGGGCGGGAGGAGCTTGGAATGGCCTGTTCGGTGGAGGTGAAGGGTTGGCCGGCTTGGACGGCGGGGACTGGGACGCCGACGCCGTCGCGGCGGCGTGCTCGTCCATGCTGCTGCCTCATGCTGCGTTCCAGGAGCTGGATATCTCTGTCCCCGGCGCCGCCACTACCCCGCCGCAGGAGGGGACTGGAGTTCCCGGCGCCGAGTTGAACGCGGCCGGCGTGGGCGAGGATAATGCTACGCCGATGACcgcggcggcgacggggcggaggAAGCGGCGGCGGACGAGGACGGCCAAGAACTCGGAGGAGGTGGAGAGCCAGCGGATGACCCACATTGCCGTCGAGCGCAACCGCCGCAAGCAGATGAACGAGTACCTCGCCGCGCTCCGCTCCCTCATGCCGCCCTCCTACGCGCAAAGG GGTGATCAGGCGTCTATCGTCGGAGGTGCGATCAACTTCGTCAAGGAGCTGGAGCAGCTGCTCCAGACCCTGGAGACGCACAGGCAGGCACGGGAACGCGCGGCCGCCGTCGACGGCGGGGAAGCGCAGCCACCGCCGTTCGCCAACTTCTTCACCTTCCCGCAGTACTCGATGAGCGCCACCTCGGCAccggcgcctcctcctccagccaaCAACGATGAGGGTGCCGACGGCGGCGCCGAGGCCGAGGCGTCCGGGTCAAAGCCGTCGGCGGTGGCGGACGTGGAGGTGACCATGGTGGAGAGCCACGCCAACCTGCGGATGCTGTCCCGGCGGCGGCCGAGGCAGCTGCTGCGGCTGCTGGTGGGGCTGCAGGGCCACCGGCTCACAGTGCTGCACCTCAACATGAGCAGCGCCGGCCACATGGTGCTCTACTCGCTCAGCCTCAAG GTGGAGGACGATAGTCAACTTACCTCCGTGGATGAGATCGCCACCGTGGCCCATCAGATCGTCGAGAagatccaagaagaggaagaacttaCCGCGGCGGCTTAA
- the LOC123398965 gene encoding E3 ubiquitin-protein ligase RING1-like, whose protein sequence is MSPHSSFWSPPPSVVTLNCTDNSLECHRSCPGVDCPDYAAPPPPPLPLAPAAVDHRLPVRLLLTVSLLSAFLFLSLGLATLLLYRRRRALRRRRRAATAPLPHGDGFGDGGDEEAGGGGGVVHHVWYIRTVGLDEATIASIATKEYRGVGTGGDCAVCLGEFSDGELVRLLPRCSHPFHAPCIDTWLRAHVSCPICRSVVVVPSGLPAAATDAETEGGQVEERQVFDEMSPSESLPEGSEDSDASSDTQSDIQSEDTEVVAEENGSATPKPIRRSASMDSPLFLVVVPEVQGGALQANRKLPSGRPMSIFRAKEKEAAGTSSSSCQAGGFRIGRSMSSSGRGLFFARNGRSTGNVLPL, encoded by the coding sequence ATGTCCCCCCACTCGTCGTTCTGGAGCCCCCCGCCGAGCGTCGTCACGCTCAACTGCACGGACAATAGTCTCGAGTGCCACCGGTCCTGCCCCGGCGTCGACTGCCCCGACTACGccgcgcccccgcccccgccgctCCCGCTCGCCCCGGCCGCCGTCGACCACCGCCTGCCCGTACGCCTCCTCCTcaccgtctccctcctctccgcCTTCCTGTTCCTCTCGCTCGGGCTCGCCACGCTCCTCCtctaccgccgccgccgcgccctgcgccgccgccgccgggcggCCACTGCCCCGCTGCCTCACGGCGACGGGTTCGGTGATGGCGGGGACGAGGAGGCGGGCGGAGGCGGAGGGGTGGTGCACCACGTCTGGTACATCCGCACGGTGGGGCTCGACGAGGCCACCATCGCGTCCATAGCCACCAAGGAGTACCGCGGCGTGGGGACCGGCGGGGACTGCGCGGTGTGCCTCGGCGAGTTCAGCGACGGCGAGCTTGTCCGCCTCCTCCCGCGCTGCTCGCACCCGTTCCACGCGCCCTGCATCGACACCTGGCTCCGCGCCCACGTCAGCTGCCCGATTTGCCGTTCCGTCGTCGTCGTGCCATCCGGCCTCCCCGCTGCGGCGACTGATGCTGAGACAGAGGGCGGCCAAGTGGAAGAGCGCCAGGTGTTTGACGAAATGTCCCCGTCGGAATCACTACCTGAGGGTTCCGAGGATTCCGATGCCTCGTCGGACACTCAAAGTGACATTCAAAGTGAGGACACCGAAGTTGTAGCAGAGGAGAATGGAAGTGCGACGCCCAAGCCAATTCGGCGTTCCGCCTCCATGGACTCGCCGCTATTCCTTGTGGTTGTGCCTGAAGTTCAGGGTGGTGCTCTACAGGCTAATCGCAAATTGCCGAGTGGTCGACCGATGAGCATCTTCAgggcgaaggagaaggaggcagcAGGGACATCTTCATCCTCTTGTCAAGCAGGCGGGTTCAGGATTGGCAGGTCCATGTCAAGCAGTGGTCGGGGATTGTTCTTTGCACGGAATGGGCGCTCCACTGGCAACGTGCTGCCACTGTGA